The Amblyomma americanum isolate KBUSLIRL-KWMA chromosome 3, ASM5285725v1, whole genome shotgun sequence genome window below encodes:
- the LOC144122999 gene encoding uncharacterized protein LOC144122999: MHSAAVSFAQAFVISMVPIALGGGQFGFGGGFGGGHHGAFGPSFAATFARQEQYYPPQPYSFGYDNVDEYGTKSFHKEQGDAANAKTGTYGYSDANGIFRRVKYIADAGGFRAKIDTNEPGTETGASADAVFNSNPLPAGRHYRQIGAASHHSGAYTTASTYGFGYGRQVPWAG, encoded by the exons GCCTTTGTGATCTCGATGGTACCCATCGCCCTTGGCGGTGGCCAGTTCGGTTTTGGTGGTGGATTCGGCGGTGGACATCACGGCGCTTTCGGCCCTTCCTTCGCCGCCACGTTCGCACGGCAAGAGCAATACTAC CCACCGCAACCCTACAGCTTTGGCTATGACAATGTTGACGAGTACGGCACCAAGTCCTTCCACAAGGAACAAGGGGATGCCGCCAACGCCAAGACGGGAACTTACGGATACTCGGACGCCAATGGCATCTTCCGCCGCGTCAAATATATTGCCGATGCGGGCGGATTCCGCGCCAAGATTGACACCAACGAGCCAGGAACCGAGACCGGAGCTAGTGCCGACGCCGTGTTCAACTCCAACCCGCTTCCCGCTGGTCGCCACTATCGCCAGATTGGTGCTGCGTCGCACCATTCGGGCGCCTACACCACCGCCTCTACATACGGTTTTGGATACGGTCGCCAGGTGCCTTGGGCTGGCTAG